Sequence from the Pedobacter sp. D749 genome:
TCCTGTTTTGCAATTAAGTATCGATTATACCAAATCGCCTGAACAACATTATGAAATAGCCAAAGAAATTTATGCACTCCGCAAAAAAGGGGTATTGGTTATCGGCAGCGGCAATATGGTGCATAATCTACGCATGTTAAGCTGGGAAATGATTAATGGCGGCGGTTATGATTGGGCGATTGAAATGAATGATAAATTCAAAAATTTAATTGCCAATGGCGACCATAAACCCTTAATCAACTATCGCAACTTAGGTACCGATGCGATGTTGGCCATACCTACGCCAGAGCATTATTTACCCCTCATTTATACGCTTGGAATGAAAAACGATAAGGAAGAGGTTTCGTTTTTTAATGATAAAGCAGTTGGCGGTTCGTTAACCATGACTTCAGTTCTGGTGGGGTAATAACTGTCATGCTGAGGCACGAAGCATCTTTAAACGATGAAAACTTCCTTTCTATAGCAAAAGATTCTTCACTGTGTTCAGAATGACAACTACCTAAAATTCTATAAAACTTTATGATTATTCTGTAACGCTTATTGCTTCCCGAAGCGGTAAATTTGTATAAAGAATTCTATCATGACACATACCTATCAACTCACAGGCATGACCTGCAGCGGTTGCGAAAATAAAGTTAAAAGTAACCTGCTTACATTACCAGATGTAACCTCGGTTGAGGTTTCTAAAGATGCCAATACTGCTACCATTAGCATGGATAAACATATCGGTTTAGATGCCTTACAACAAGCTTTGGGCGGTAATGACAGCAAATATCAGATTTCTGCCACGCAGCACAATGAAACGCTTGAAGAAACAAAATCCTGGACCGAAACCTATAAACCCATTCTCTTGATCTTTGGGTATGTAACCGCAATATCGTTAGTGGTTTCGTGGCAGGCCAATGCCATCAATTATATGGTGTTTATGCGCATTTTTATGGCAGGTTTCTTCCTTACCTTTTCTTTCTTTAAAATGCTCAACTTAAAAGCATTTGCCGAAAGTTACGCCATGTACGATATCGTGGCTAAAAAATTCAGCGCCTGGGGTTATATCTATGCCTTTATCGAATTGGGCTTAGGCTTATCATTTGCATTAAACCTA
This genomic interval carries:
- a CDS encoding heavy-metal-associated domain-containing protein; the encoded protein is MTHTYQLTGMTCSGCENKVKSNLLTLPDVTSVEVSKDANTATISMDKHIGLDALQQALGGNDSKYQISATQHNETLEETKSWTETYKPILLIFGYVTAISLVVSWQANAINYMVFMRIFMAGFFLTFSFFKMLNLKAFAESYAMYDIVAKKFSAWGYIYAFIELGLGLSFALNLSPLIVNWVTLIVMIISIFGVLESVLNKKKIQCACLGAVFNLPMSTVTIVEDAIMIAMSAAMLILM